One genomic region from Campylobacter sp. RM5004 encodes:
- a CDS encoding FAD:protein FMN transferase codes for MKEYAFACFSTKCVIKLDAKEELASSIANKCFEICKNLHLKYNYFDKNSLISKINQRNKNRIKLDKESQKILEITLKLSKITDYAFDITLINKKLENNAIYGKNAFILDKRFIEFSDLKTQIDLGGVIKEYAVDECAKICEKYPFIINFGGDLKTNKNILVNLKNPKNPSEAIKKVNINNLALTTSGLYERANHIINTQDFKYNQVSVIGESALNCGVFSTALCFKDFELPKEYQAILIDFDNEIKEK; via the coding sequence ATGAAAGAATACGCATTTGCTTGTTTTAGCACAAAATGTGTAATTAAGCTAGATGCTAAGGAAGAATTAGCTTCTAGCATAGCTAATAAATGCTTTGAAATTTGCAAAAATCTACACCTAAAATATAATTATTTTGATAAAAATTCTTTAATTTCAAAAATAAATCAAAGAAATAAAAATCGCATAAAATTAGACAAAGAAAGCCAAAAAATATTAGAAATTACCTTAAAATTAAGCAAAATTACTGATTATGCTTTTGATATAACTTTAATTAATAAAAAGCTTGAAAATAACGCTATTTATGGAAAAAATGCCTTTATTTTAGATAAAAGATTTATTGAATTTAGTGATTTAAAAACTCAAATTGATTTAGGCGGAGTGATTAAAGAATACGCCGTTGATGAGTGTGCTAAAATATGTGAAAAATATCCTTTCATAATCAATTTTGGCGGAGACTTAAAGACAAATAAAAATATTTTAGTAAATCTTAAAAACCCAAAAAATCCAAGCGAAGCAATTAAAAAAGTAAATATAAACAATCTTGCACTCACTACTTCAGGACTTTATGAAAGAGCAAATCATATAATAAATACTCAAGATTTTAAATATAATCAAGTTAGCGTAATAGGAGAAAGTGCTTTAAATTGTGGAGTATTTTCTACTGCCTTATGTTTTAAAGATTTTGAATTACCAAAAGAATATCAAGCAATTTTGATTGATTTTGATAATGAAATAAAAGAAAAATAA
- a CDS encoding complement resistance protein TraT has product MYKSSIKLALSSLVAMSLLTGCVTTTLETTATMTQSIFIDPVAKEKRIVFLNIKNTSGQNINLESKLRMLLEQKGYMITDNPDKATFILSTNILYCDKKQENTAAAAAGLGASVGAGVGAYNHGTAGATIGTGLGGALLGGIIGKLTEDTIYQMQVDINIKQKAKGKVLSSKGATQGQASVSDGRKSGFMNSFSGPVRGNKTGRLNSNISSSTAQTYESDYIEQVTMMFAEATKLNLKIEEAIPALEDKMANQIAGLF; this is encoded by the coding sequence ATGTACAAATCAAGCATTAAATTAGCTTTAAGTTCTTTAGTTGCTATGAGCTTACTTACAGGTTGTGTTACTACTACACTTGAAACTACTGCAACAATGACTCAATCAATCTTCATTGACCCAGTTGCAAAAGAAAAAAGAATAGTATTCTTAAATATTAAAAATACAAGCGGACAAAACATTAATTTAGAAAGCAAATTAAGAATGTTACTTGAGCAAAAAGGATATATGATTACAGATAATCCTGACAAAGCTACATTTATTCTAAGCACAAATATTTTATATTGCGATAAAAAACAAGAAAACACAGCTGCAGCTGCAGCGGGCTTAGGTGCTAGTGTTGGTGCTGGTGTTGGTGCTTACAATCACGGAACTGCAGGTGCAACAATCGGAACAGGTCTAGGCGGAGCTTTACTTGGTGGAATTATAGGAAAACTTACAGAAGATACAATTTATCAAATGCAAGTTGATATAAATATTAAACAAAAAGCAAAAGGCAAAGTTTTAAGTAGCAAAGGAGCTACACAAGGTCAAGCAAGTGTAAGCGATGGAAGAAAAAGTGGCTTTATGAATAGCTTTTCAGGTCCTGTAAGAGGAAATAAAACAGGAAGATTAAACTCAAATATATCAAGCTCAACAGCACAAACATACGAAAGTGATTATATTGAACAAGTTACTATGATGTTTGCAGAAGCTACTAAATTAAATCTAAAAATTGAAGAAGCAATTCCTGCTTTAGAAGATAAAATGGCAAATCAAATTGCTGGATTATTTTAA